A single Calidifontibacter indicus DNA region contains:
- a CDS encoding NADH-quinone oxidoreductase subunit B — MSTDLPMPRVGPMQSAAPKPMRIVLNWGRRYSLWVFNFGLACCAIEFIAASMARHDFIRFGVIPFAPGPRQADLMVVSGTVTDKMAPAIRRLYDQMPEPKYVISFGACSNSGGPYWDSYCVTKGVDQLLPVDVYVPGCPPRPEALLQGILVLQDKIATERLTTKSLRAKGARYADNRSAATALQRPMVAPPNGESR; from the coding sequence CATGCCCCGCGTCGGCCCGATGCAGTCGGCCGCGCCGAAGCCGATGCGCATCGTGCTCAACTGGGGACGCCGCTACTCCCTGTGGGTGTTCAACTTCGGATTGGCCTGCTGCGCCATCGAATTCATCGCCGCCTCGATGGCCCGCCACGACTTCATCCGGTTCGGGGTCATCCCGTTCGCACCCGGGCCGCGGCAGGCCGACCTGATGGTCGTCAGCGGCACCGTCACCGACAAGATGGCGCCGGCGATCCGCCGGCTGTACGACCAGATGCCCGAGCCGAAGTACGTCATCTCCTTCGGTGCCTGCTCCAACTCCGGTGGGCCCTACTGGGACTCCTACTGCGTCACCAAGGGCGTCGACCAGCTGCTGCCGGTCGATGTCTACGTGCCCGGCTGCCCGCCGCGTCCGGAGGCGCTGTTGCAGGGCATCCTCGTGCTGCAGGACAAGATCGCGACCGAGCGATTGACCACGAAGTCGTTGCGCGCCAAGGGTGCCCGCTACGCCGACAACCGCTCCGCGGCCACCGCGTTGCAGCGTCCGATGGTCGCCCCGCCGAACGGGGAGAGCCGATGA
- a CDS encoding NADH-quinone oxidoreductase subunit C, which produces MSEADTRTVEARQWVEEAGKAKGEGYDFFDFLTAVDHLDAADDPGFDVVLHLYDVTPGALREVFLVTRIPDDSDLPSLTWIWPGAAWHERETHEMFGIGFSGFTDSSGRGLRPLLLPDGFEGTPLRKSFVLASRASKPWPGAKEPGEGATAHAAKAGRAPRRKLQPPGVPDESWGPR; this is translated from the coding sequence ATGAGCGAGGCCGACACCCGCACCGTCGAGGCGAGGCAGTGGGTCGAGGAGGCCGGCAAGGCCAAGGGCGAGGGCTACGACTTCTTCGACTTCCTCACCGCGGTCGACCATCTCGACGCGGCCGACGACCCGGGCTTCGACGTCGTGCTGCACCTCTACGACGTCACACCCGGCGCGCTGCGCGAGGTCTTCCTGGTCACCCGCATCCCCGACGACTCCGACCTGCCGAGCCTCACCTGGATCTGGCCGGGCGCCGCATGGCACGAGCGCGAAACCCACGAGATGTTCGGCATCGGGTTCAGCGGCTTCACCGACTCCTCCGGACGCGGGTTGCGCCCGTTGCTGCTGCCCGACGGTTTCGAGGGCACCCCGCTGCGCAAGTCGTTCGTGCTCGCCAGCCGCGCCTCCAAGCCGTGGCCCGGCGCCAAGGAACCCGGCGAGGGAGCCACCGCCCACGCCGCGAAGGCCGGGCGGGCACCCCGCCGCAAGCTGCAGCCGCCCGGCGTGCCGGACGAGAGCTGGGGACCCCGCTGA
- a CDS encoding NuoI/complex I 23 kDa subunit family protein, with protein sequence MAEKKKSGFVPGLLSGMATTARTAMRPAHTQHYPHEKPALPPRSRGVIALQHENCTSCMLCARECPDWCIYIDSHKETVPPATEGGRARQQNVLDRFAIDFSLCMYCGICIEVCPFDALYWSPEFEYAETDIRDLLHEKDRLGQWMATVPPPAAVDPGAPAESDQAGQTGQAAAAPEAVKVILVTDKVVPEADS encoded by the coding sequence ATGGCCGAGAAGAAGAAGTCCGGTTTCGTCCCCGGCCTGCTGTCGGGGATGGCGACGACCGCACGCACCGCGATGCGTCCGGCGCACACCCAGCACTACCCGCACGAGAAGCCGGCGCTGCCGCCGCGCTCGCGGGGCGTCATCGCGTTGCAGCACGAGAACTGCACCTCGTGCATGTTGTGCGCGCGCGAATGCCCCGACTGGTGCATCTACATCGACTCGCACAAGGAGACGGTGCCGCCGGCCACCGAGGGCGGACGCGCTCGCCAGCAGAACGTGCTCGACCGGTTCGCGATCGACTTCAGCCTGTGCATGTACTGCGGCATCTGCATCGAGGTGTGCCCGTTCGACGCGCTCTACTGGAGCCCGGAGTTCGAGTACGCCGAAACCGACATCCGGGACCTGTTGCACGAGAAGGACCGGCTCGGGCAGTGGATGGCGACCGTGCCGCCGCCGGCCGCCGTCGACCCCGGAGCGCCCGCCGAGAGCGACCAGGCCGGTCAGACCGGCCAGGCCGCCGCGGCGCCGGAGGCTGTCAAGGTCATCCTGGTGACGGACAAGGTTGTCCCGGAGGCCGATTCGTGA
- the nuoH gene encoding NADH-quinone oxidoreductase subunit NuoH: MDVAIEVVLRSAAVLAAFLVLPLVVGQTEHKVMGHMQGRVGPMYAGGFHGWAQLVADGVKFVQKEDITPYAADKRIFRIAPALGLVTYLLALAVIPLGPGSIAANVPASLLVVLAVSGLGTVGTLMAGWSSGNKYSLLGGLRSAAQLVSYELPLLLSCASFAIAGGSLSLTDIAHAWTPWWLLWQLPGAIVFLVAATAELQRPPFDMPVADSQLVLGPYTEYTGLRFALFLLAEYAGIVVMSLLFAVLYLGGWTGPFDGVLAWVWTLLKGFVIAVVIIWIRVSWPRLREDQLQRVAWLGLVPIALLQLAITAVGVVWMGS, encoded by the coding sequence ATGGACGTCGCGATCGAGGTCGTGCTGCGCAGCGCCGCCGTGCTGGCGGCGTTCTTGGTGCTGCCGCTCGTGGTCGGTCAGACCGAACACAAGGTGATGGGTCACATGCAGGGCCGGGTCGGACCCATGTACGCCGGCGGCTTCCACGGCTGGGCCCAACTGGTTGCCGACGGCGTGAAGTTCGTGCAGAAGGAGGACATCACGCCGTACGCCGCGGACAAACGGATCTTCCGCATCGCGCCCGCGCTCGGCCTGGTGACCTACCTCCTGGCGCTCGCGGTGATCCCGCTCGGGCCGGGCTCGATCGCTGCCAATGTGCCGGCGTCGCTGCTGGTCGTGCTCGCGGTCAGCGGCCTCGGAACGGTCGGCACCCTGATGGCCGGGTGGTCCAGCGGCAACAAGTACTCCCTGCTCGGCGGTCTGCGATCGGCCGCGCAGTTGGTGTCGTACGAACTGCCGCTGTTGCTGTCGTGCGCGTCGTTCGCGATCGCCGGCGGTTCGTTGTCGCTCACCGACATCGCGCACGCCTGGACCCCGTGGTGGCTGCTGTGGCAGTTGCCCGGTGCGATCGTGTTCCTGGTGGCCGCCACCGCCGAGTTGCAGCGGCCGCCGTTCGACATGCCGGTGGCCGACTCCCAGCTGGTGCTCGGCCCCTACACCGAATACACCGGTCTGCGCTTCGCGCTGTTCCTGCTGGCCGAGTACGCCGGCATCGTCGTGATGTCGCTGCTGTTCGCGGTGCTCTACCTCGGCGGCTGGACCGGACCGTTCGACGGCGTGCTGGCCTGGGTCTGGACGCTGCTCAAGGGGTTCGTGATCGCGGTCGTGATCATCTGGATCCGGGTCTCCTGGCCGCGCCTGCGCGAAGACCAGTTGCAGCGGGTCGCCTGGCTCGGGTTGGTGCCGATCGCGTTGCTGCAGTTGGCGATCACCGCCGTCGGAGTCGTCTGGATGGGGAGCTGA
- a CDS encoding NADH-quinone oxidoreductase subunit J family protein, which yields MTTHDVFFAIIGVICLAAALLAVTTKHILHSALWLTVSLGALAGCYLVLGAEFVALVQLIVYVGAVVVLVLFALMLTRAPIGRSVAHDTPRVQRAAAFVLATATATLIGAALITGFGTESVNLRPNTTEQLATQIFATWSWPFELLSLLLLIALVSALALSRLRVGEAPDDDDEVDA from the coding sequence GTGACGACGCACGACGTCTTCTTCGCCATCATCGGGGTGATCTGCCTGGCCGCGGCTCTGCTCGCGGTCACCACCAAACACATCCTGCACTCCGCGCTGTGGCTGACCGTCTCGCTCGGTGCGCTCGCCGGCTGCTACCTGGTGCTCGGTGCCGAGTTCGTGGCGTTGGTGCAGCTCATCGTCTATGTCGGCGCGGTGGTGGTGCTCGTGCTGTTCGCGCTGATGCTCACCCGCGCCCCGATCGGACGCTCGGTCGCGCACGACACCCCACGGGTGCAGCGGGCCGCCGCGTTCGTGCTGGCCACGGCCACCGCCACGCTCATCGGAGCCGCGTTGATCACCGGTTTCGGCACCGAGTCGGTCAACCTGCGTCCGAACACCACCGAGCAGCTCGCCACCCAGATCTTCGCCACCTGGTCGTGGCCCTTCGAACTGCTGTCGCTGTTGCTGCTCATCGCGTTGGTGAGCGCGCTCGCGCTGTCGCGCCTGCGGGTCGGCGAAGCACCCGACGATGACGACGAGGTGGACGCGTGA
- the nuoK gene encoding NADH-quinone oxidoreductase subunit NuoK encodes MIHLWLPLALTAALFGVGLYGVLARRNAVLVLVGVEIMLGAAGLLLITSGVKFTDSVLAGQSLTVFLITIAAAEIAVALGLIVLVYRSRGNIDVSAPRGDDE; translated from the coding sequence GTGATCCACCTGTGGTTGCCGCTCGCCCTCACCGCGGCGTTGTTCGGCGTGGGGCTGTACGGCGTGCTCGCCCGCCGTAACGCGGTGCTGGTGCTCGTCGGCGTCGAGATCATGCTCGGCGCAGCCGGGTTGCTGCTGATCACCAGCGGCGTGAAGTTCACCGACTCGGTGCTGGCCGGGCAGAGCCTCACCGTCTTCCTCATCACGATCGCGGCGGCGGAGATCGCGGTCGCGCTCGGCTTGATCGTGCTGGTCTACCGCTCGCGCGGCAATATCGACGTCAGCGCGCCCCGGGGTGACGACGAATGA